A genomic segment from Leptolyngbya boryana PCC 6306 encodes:
- a CDS encoding DUF5340 domain-containing protein, whose product MEPIPLPSHIHYELLLQLLERQTMFAVGSGQREQVQQLIIALRKALSQQKHFEGELERKNIPIEYRWSLNRVDPPEVAKLPEEPRI is encoded by the coding sequence ATGGAACCGATACCTCTTCCATCGCATATTCATTATGAGTTGCTGCTGCAACTGTTAGAGCGTCAAACCATGTTTGCCGTGGGATCGGGTCAGCGAGAGCAGGTGCAGCAATTAATTATTGCTCTGCGGAAAGCCTTATCCCAACAAAAGCATTTTGAAGGTGAGTTAGAACGCAAAAATATTCCGATCGAATATCGTTGGTCACTGAATCGTGTTGATCCCCCCGAAGTAGCAAAATTACCTGAGGAACCGAGAATCTGA
- a CDS encoding tetratricopeptide repeat protein, producing the protein MDYATDLIPDRDNLQFMEDINVLLEALKDPNEDVRADATQALWQIWFAQKGVTGLQTLQRAQVLLESGQALEAETILSELIEHQPDFAEAWNRRAVLYFVQQQYRKAIADCEKAIELNPIHFGALHGLGLCYAAIGDYRDAIAAFRQALAIQPYAIENQRLILECTAKLS; encoded by the coding sequence ATGGATTACGCGACGGATTTGATCCCCGATCGAGATAATTTGCAGTTTATGGAAGACATTAACGTTCTACTAGAAGCGCTCAAAGATCCCAACGAAGATGTGCGAGCAGATGCAACTCAGGCATTATGGCAGATTTGGTTTGCTCAAAAGGGTGTGACTGGACTGCAAACGCTCCAACGCGCCCAAGTGCTGCTGGAATCGGGGCAGGCACTTGAGGCAGAAACTATTTTGAGTGAATTAATTGAACATCAGCCCGATTTCGCTGAGGCGTGGAATCGCCGTGCTGTATTGTATTTCGTGCAGCAGCAATATCGAAAAGCGATCGCCGATTGCGAAAAAGCGATCGAACTCAATCCCATTCATTTTGGAGCGCTGCATGGATTGGGACTCTGTTACGCTGCGATCGGAGATTATCGAGATGCCATTGCCGCATTTCGGCAAGCTTTGGCAATTCAGCCTTACGCGATCGAGAATCAGCGCCTAATTTTGGAATGTACCGCCAAATTAAGCTAA
- a CDS encoding ABC transporter permease, translating into MNDLRSVRRFWQSMSGRIGLGLTVFLFAIALLAPILRPYRPSRNFQDRLLPPSLTHLFGTDGLGRDLLTGVWYGIQTSLLISLVSVGIGALIGLTLGILAGYFRGWIDAVLSWMTDILLAFPSILFAIAIVTVTVNPSLQTVIFAVGVVQIPTYIRLTRSVVLSLREQEFVQAAKALGATTPQIILRHILPGSLAPMIVQASLSLGTATLEAAGLGFLGLGAPPPTPELGTMLADAFRDGYLRTAPWTTIFPGIAITLIVLAFNLLGDGLRDGFDPRSR; encoded by the coding sequence ATGAATGATTTGAGATCGGTACGGCGATTCTGGCAATCCATGTCGGGCAGAATTGGACTGGGTTTGACCGTGTTTCTCTTTGCGATCGCGCTGCTTGCTCCGATTTTGCGTCCTTATCGTCCGAGCAGAAATTTCCAAGACCGATTGCTCCCTCCAAGCCTGACGCATCTTTTTGGAACCGATGGACTGGGGCGCGACCTCCTGACTGGTGTATGGTATGGCATTCAAACCTCATTGCTGATCAGTCTCGTCTCCGTTGGAATTGGTGCTCTGATTGGTTTAACTTTGGGTATCTTGGCAGGTTATTTTCGGGGTTGGATTGATGCAGTTCTAAGCTGGATGACCGATATTTTGTTGGCATTTCCATCGATTTTGTTCGCGATCGCGATCGTAACTGTCACCGTTAATCCAAGTCTTCAGACTGTGATATTTGCGGTTGGAGTGGTGCAAATTCCGACATATATTCGGCTCACTCGCAGTGTCGTTCTGTCGTTGAGAGAGCAGGAATTCGTGCAGGCAGCGAAAGCATTAGGAGCAACAACGCCGCAGATTATTTTGCGACACATTTTGCCCGGCAGTTTAGCGCCGATGATCGTGCAAGCTTCTTTGTCGTTAGGAACCGCAACTTTAGAAGCAGCAGGACTAGGATTTTTAGGATTGGGCGCGCCACCGCCGACTCCAGAACTGGGCACGATGTTGGCGGATGCATTTCGAGATGGCTATTTACGGACTGCTCCTTGGACAACCATTTTTCCAGGGATCGCGATTACCCTCATCGTGTTAGCGTTTAATTTACTTGGAGATGGATTACGCGACGGATTTGATCCCCGATCGAGATAA
- a CDS encoding ABC transporter permease, with the protein MSQYILKRLLGLIPVLWGITLAVFLLLRFIPGNPAVVLAGERATPEQIAALTTQLGLDQPLFLQYFTFVGNLLQLKFGTSILTGIPVLDEIRTRWAATFELSIAAMLIAIVIGIPAGIIAAVQKNRWQDQLTIAGSLIGVSLPVYWLGLLLIYFFSVTLRWLPPAGRISVGIDFQPITGFYVLDAIWQLNPAAFIDVITHLILPALTLGTIPLAIVARITRSAMLEVLNQDYIRTAKAKGLPDRIVIWRHALKNALLPINTTIGLQFGTLLSGAILTETIFSWSGIGSWIYEGILARDYPVVQGGVVFIAIVFVLINLLVDLSYAIVDPRVRYE; encoded by the coding sequence ATGTCGCAATACATTCTCAAGCGGCTTTTGGGGCTAATCCCGGTGCTATGGGGGATTACGCTGGCAGTGTTTCTATTGTTGCGGTTCATTCCGGGTAATCCCGCAGTTGTCTTAGCGGGAGAACGCGCAACTCCTGAACAGATTGCAGCTTTAACGACTCAACTTGGGCTAGATCAACCCTTATTTTTGCAATATTTTACCTTTGTCGGAAATTTGTTGCAGTTGAAATTTGGCACTAGCATTTTGACTGGGATTCCAGTCTTAGACGAGATTCGGACAAGATGGGCAGCGACTTTTGAATTGTCGATCGCAGCAATGTTGATCGCGATCGTGATCGGCATTCCAGCGGGAATCATCGCAGCGGTTCAGAAAAATCGCTGGCAGGATCAATTGACGATCGCAGGATCGCTAATCGGCGTTTCCCTTCCAGTCTATTGGTTAGGATTGCTGCTGATTTATTTTTTCTCAGTCACATTGCGATGGTTGCCGCCGGCTGGCAGGATCAGCGTTGGCATTGATTTTCAACCGATAACAGGTTTTTATGTTCTCGATGCGATCTGGCAACTCAATCCAGCGGCGTTCATTGATGTAATCACGCACTTGATTCTGCCTGCATTGACATTAGGTACGATTCCACTAGCGATCGTGGCAAGAATTACTCGCAGTGCCATGCTCGAAGTGTTGAATCAAGACTACATTCGCACCGCAAAAGCCAAAGGATTACCCGATCGCATCGTGATTTGGCGACATGCGTTAAAAAATGCGCTCTTACCAATCAATACGACGATCGGGCTGCAATTTGGAACGCTATTAAGCGGCGCAATTTTGACCGAGACGATCTTCTCTTGGTCAGGAATTGGCTCGTGGATTTACGAGGGAATTTTGGCGCGAGATTATCCCGTCGTACAGGGTGGCGTTGTGTTTATTGCGATCGTATTTGTATTGATCAATCTGCTCGTAGATTTGTCTTACGCGATCGTCGATCCGAGGGTGCGGTATGAATGA
- a CDS encoding response regulator codes for MNQSSSLNSLQVLIVEDEAVTRTALTVLLEYQGGIVTAVGSVQEGIQAIKSGLEPEVLVSNIRLPDGNGARVLEAIRRQYVDRPRVAIALTGEEIEAIRVDPESAGFQVYLSKPYDSRILLSTIARLMR; via the coding sequence GTGAATCAGAGTTCCAGTTTAAATTCGTTACAGGTTCTGATTGTGGAAGATGAAGCGGTAACGCGGACAGCGTTGACGGTTCTTCTAGAATATCAGGGCGGAATCGTCACGGCTGTCGGCTCCGTACAAGAGGGAATTCAAGCTATCAAATCCGGCTTAGAGCCAGAGGTGTTGGTCAGTAATATTCGTCTTCCAGATGGCAATGGAGCCAGAGTCTTAGAGGCAATTCGCAGGCAGTATGTCGATCGCCCTAGAGTCGCGATCGCATTGACGGGCGAAGAGATCGAAGCGATTCGAGTCGATCCAGAGTCAGCAGGATTTCAGGTGTATTTGTCTAAGCCATATGATTCGAGAATTTTATTGAGTACGATCGCCCGATTGATGCGGTAA
- a CDS encoding ABC transporter ATP-binding protein, whose amino-acid sequence MATVQLDGITRRFSKSAAIEDISFKIPDGEFWVLVGPSGCGKSTILRTIAGLETATSGNLYIGDRLVNQVPARQRDVSMVFQNYALYPHMSVAENIAFGLKMRQVEASTIQARVETVARILEISHLLDRKPRQLSGGQQQRVALGRAIARQPQVFLLDEPLSNLDAQLRDGTRTELKQLHQQVGITTIYVTHDQVEAMTLADQIVVLDRGRIQQIGTPQQIYDRPVNRMVATFLGSPPMNLIPVTFTGAEFRIGNHAIPASLNVVPGQYDLGIRPEHIVIDAENPYCFGTVSVIEPLGREILLRVMLEGRALNLQASPELDVKVGDRLPLRFDLDRIFLFELASGSRIL is encoded by the coding sequence ATGGCAACTGTACAGCTTGACGGGATTACTCGCCGCTTTAGCAAATCTGCCGCGATCGAAGACATCAGTTTTAAGATTCCCGATGGTGAATTTTGGGTGCTGGTTGGGCCGTCTGGCTGTGGGAAATCGACGATTTTAAGAACGATCGCAGGGTTGGAAACCGCGACTTCAGGAAATTTGTATATTGGCGATCGCTTGGTGAATCAAGTCCCAGCACGTCAACGAGATGTCTCAATGGTGTTTCAAAATTACGCGCTTTACCCTCATATGAGCGTGGCAGAAAATATTGCGTTTGGGCTGAAGATGCGTCAGGTGGAGGCATCCACAATTCAAGCTCGAGTCGAAACGGTTGCCAGAATTTTAGAAATTAGCCATCTCCTCGATCGCAAACCAAGACAATTATCCGGTGGACAGCAGCAACGAGTCGCACTCGGTCGAGCGATCGCTCGTCAACCTCAAGTGTTTCTCTTAGATGAACCGCTTTCAAATCTGGATGCCCAATTGCGAGATGGGACTCGAACCGAATTAAAACAATTACATCAGCAAGTCGGAATTACCACAATTTACGTCACGCACGACCAAGTAGAAGCGATGACACTGGCCGATCAGATTGTCGTGCTCGATCGAGGAAGAATTCAGCAGATTGGGACACCGCAGCAAATTTACGATCGTCCTGTCAATCGCATGGTTGCAACTTTTCTGGGAAGTCCTCCGATGAATCTCATTCCTGTGACGTTCACGGGAGCAGAGTTTCGCATCGGCAATCACGCCATTCCTGCTTCACTGAATGTAGTGCCAGGTCAATACGATTTGGGAATTCGCCCGGAACATATTGTGATCGATGCGGAAAATCCTTATTGTTTCGGTACTGTTAGCGTGATTGAGCCTTTAGGACGTGAGATTCTACTGCGAGTCATGCTGGAAGGACGAGCGTTGAATCTGCAAGCTTCTCCAGAATTGGATGTGAAAGTCGGCGATCGCTTACCGTTGCGATTTGATCTCGATCGCATATTTTTATTCGAGCTAGCGTCTGGCAGCCGCATTTTATAA
- a CDS encoding phosphate-starvation-inducible PsiE family protein, whose translation MRHPLLKSVREFMKDDNFLGLLGRVETWVSKILSIMMLLVIFLAVFQLGTFLFIKLSSPFPSEESGKILFTTFGLFLNVLIAFEILENITAYLKKHVIQVELVIVTSLIAVARKIIILDLEKTAGLDLIALATAIFALSISYWIVRNVAPKSNH comes from the coding sequence ATGCGGCATCCCCTGTTGAAATCGGTGCGAGAATTCATGAAAGATGACAATTTTCTCGGACTTCTGGGGCGTGTCGAGACATGGGTCTCGAAGATCCTCTCGATTATGATGCTGCTGGTGATTTTTCTAGCAGTCTTTCAATTAGGAACTTTCTTGTTTATTAAACTTTCTTCGCCTTTTCCAAGCGAAGAATCAGGAAAAATCTTATTCACAACATTTGGTCTATTTCTAAACGTTTTGATCGCGTTTGAGATTTTAGAAAACATTACTGCCTACCTGAAAAAACATGTGATTCAAGTAGAGTTAGTAATTGTCACTTCCTTAATCGCAGTCGCTCGAAAAATTATCATTCTCGATTTAGAGAAAACGGCTGGGCTTGATCTCATTGCTTTGGCTACAGCAATTTTTGCGCTATCTATTAGTTATTGGATTGTGCGAAATGTTGCTCCGAAAAGTAATCACTAA
- a CDS encoding nitrate reductase associated protein has product MSLFFQFETDFVDSLRCIPMIVRFKLDTCGVKLKLHQWNKFTEADRYQTIETPCSSESEIRTYHDLLHQLVEQRTGETATDLAIDPNSQWNDANTIPESVTQKAKEVGVTIAQSQWAELAPIQRFVLIKLSRSSHENANFLPAVKEFNLG; this is encoded by the coding sequence ATGAGTCTTTTCTTTCAGTTTGAAACTGATTTTGTCGATTCGCTGCGCTGCATTCCGATGATTGTGCGCTTCAAGTTGGATACATGCGGAGTCAAATTGAAATTACATCAGTGGAACAAGTTTACTGAAGCCGATCGCTATCAAACGATCGAGACTCCATGCAGTTCTGAGTCTGAGATTCGCACCTATCACGATCTCTTGCATCAGCTCGTTGAACAGCGCACTGGAGAAACTGCGACCGATTTAGCAATCGATCCGAATTCACAGTGGAATGACGCCAATACAATTCCTGAGAGTGTGACGCAGAAGGCTAAAGAAGTAGGAGTTACGATCGCTCAATCCCAATGGGCAGAACTGGCTCCGATTCAGCGCTTTGTTTTGATTAAATTGAGTCGCTCAAGTCACGAAAATGCGAACTTCTTGCCTGCGGTGAAGGAATTCAACCTGGGCTAA
- a CDS encoding glycosyltransferase family 4 protein: MKLLIQHTHRPDEIAGVVTYIDAIVPGLNANGVETKVLSTQTESIISWISEIFWADVVHMNSNHLGFALLCKLLGKKIVIKYHYLFYISTHFHYEKMTFWQRFKFELIQTLPKSNYPLKWKLHTFVKWARLATRLGTALLSDRHAACSQFLAESHSFPWKVEALNYPIASASDKKTLTDLDQPYTFTYVGRLSPDKGVDLLLRATKLIEAENFKVNIIGSGQDLERLTELVKELQIQDRVEFLGRRSGKEVLEIVRSSLALIAPSRWQEPAGYVALEASSVRTCSIVARVGGLPEMAGESNLLFEREDYKTLAQHMQTCLDNPSQALERGELAHQYISEQFTSEKAVRELLELCR; the protein is encoded by the coding sequence ATGAAACTCTTAATCCAACATACACATCGCCCCGATGAGATTGCAGGCGTTGTCACTTATATTGATGCAATCGTACCCGGTCTAAATGCTAACGGGGTAGAAACAAAAGTGCTGTCAACCCAGACAGAATCGATTATCTCCTGGATTTCAGAGATTTTTTGGGCAGATGTTGTGCATATGAATTCTAATCACTTAGGATTCGCATTACTCTGTAAGTTATTGGGTAAAAAAATCGTTATTAAATATCATTATTTATTCTATATTTCGACTCATTTTCATTACGAAAAAATGACTTTTTGGCAACGATTCAAGTTTGAACTGATTCAGACTTTGCCGAAGTCAAATTATCCCCTGAAATGGAAGTTGCATACTTTTGTAAAATGGGCAAGATTAGCAACTCGTTTGGGGACAGCGCTTTTAAGCGATCGACATGCTGCCTGTAGCCAGTTTTTAGCAGAATCCCATAGTTTTCCTTGGAAAGTTGAGGCGTTAAATTATCCGATCGCGTCTGCATCAGACAAGAAAACCCTGACAGATCTCGACCAGCCTTACACATTTACGTATGTCGGTCGCCTCAGTCCTGATAAAGGCGTTGATCTCTTGCTCAGAGCCACCAAGCTGATCGAAGCTGAGAATTTCAAAGTCAACATTATTGGCAGTGGTCAGGATTTAGAGCGATTGACAGAATTGGTCAAAGAGTTGCAAATTCAAGATCGGGTTGAATTCTTAGGTCGTCGCTCTGGCAAAGAAGTGTTAGAAATTGTGCGATCGTCGTTGGCATTAATTGCGCCTTCTCGCTGGCAAGAACCCGCTGGATATGTAGCTCTAGAAGCTTCGAGTGTACGGACTTGCTCGATCGTTGCAAGAGTCGGAGGTTTACCCGAGATGGCAGGAGAGTCAAATTTGCTCTTCGAGCGTGAAGATTACAAGACTTTAGCTCAGCATATGCAGACTTGTTTAGACAATCCCAGTCAAGCTTTAGAGCGAGGCGAGCTAGCGCATCAATATATTTCTGAACAATTTACTTCCGAGAAAGCCGTGCGCGAGTTGCTCGAATTGTGTCGTTAG
- the hpsE gene encoding hormogonium polysaccharide biosynthesis glycosyltransferase HpsE: MDLSVVICTYNGAGRIGQVLDGVRSQVHTESITWEVLVIDNNSQDHTKQVVEAYPKVRYVFEAQQGTAFARSRAVKEAQGQWIAFIDDDTVPDENWVAQAYQFTQTHPEIGAFGGQIHPEYEVEPPSGIGKIAPYLAIVERGSKPHRYDRVLPPGAGLVVRRQVWLDHMPEKLVLVGRTTATMLASEDIEAILHIQNSGHEIWYNPEMHLYHQIPKWRTEKSYLLKLIKGVGLARHQIRMTRWQAWQRPLITPIYLLNDLRKLMTHWVKFGRSQNLEVVCEQQLLLSSLVSPFYLRRLNLKE; encoded by the coding sequence ATGGATCTGAGTGTTGTGATCTGTACTTACAACGGTGCAGGACGAATTGGACAAGTTTTAGACGGAGTGCGATCGCAAGTTCACACAGAGTCGATTACTTGGGAAGTTCTGGTCATTGATAACAACAGTCAAGATCACACAAAACAGGTGGTCGAAGCTTATCCAAAAGTGCGATATGTGTTTGAGGCGCAGCAAGGAACGGCTTTTGCGCGATCGAGAGCGGTCAAAGAAGCACAAGGACAATGGATCGCTTTTATTGATGACGATACAGTACCCGATGAAAACTGGGTCGCGCAGGCTTACCAATTCACGCAGACACATCCAGAGATTGGTGCATTTGGGGGACAGATTCATCCAGAGTACGAAGTTGAGCCACCCAGTGGAATTGGAAAAATTGCGCCTTATTTAGCGATCGTAGAACGCGGGTCGAAGCCACATCGATACGATCGAGTTTTACCTCCTGGAGCAGGATTAGTGGTGCGGCGGCAAGTTTGGCTCGATCATATGCCCGAGAAATTGGTCTTAGTCGGACGAACAACAGCAACAATGCTGGCAAGTGAAGATATTGAAGCCATTTTGCACATTCAGAATTCAGGACATGAAATCTGGTACAACCCCGAAATGCACCTTTATCATCAGATCCCCAAATGGCGAACTGAGAAATCGTACTTATTGAAGTTAATTAAAGGCGTAGGACTGGCTCGGCATCAGATTCGCATGACTCGCTGGCAGGCTTGGCAACGTCCATTGATCACGCCGATTTATTTGCTGAATGATTTGAGAAAGCTGATGACTCATTGGGTAAAATTCGGGCGATCGCAGAATTTAGAAGTCGTTTGTGAACAGCAATTGTTACTTAGTAGTTTGGTCAGTCCATTCTATTTGAGACGCTTGAACTTAAAAGAATGA
- a CDS encoding thioredoxin family protein, which translates to MDSPLIGKYAPDFELPGTDGAIHHLARYLEQHQAIVVVIMCNHCPYVKLYLDRLKQLQTELKPQGVTLIGINPNDSDQFPEDSYEKMQSFATAHQLNFLYLRDMNQDVAHAFKAVKTPQVYLLNKQGIVCYAGAIDDNAQTPEAVQHQYLKNAIAALLNHQPISPTSTDPVGCSVKWRN; encoded by the coding sequence ATGGACAGTCCACTTATCGGCAAATATGCACCCGACTTTGAACTCCCCGGTACAGATGGAGCGATTCATCATTTAGCCCGTTACCTTGAACAGCACCAGGCGATCGTGGTGGTGATCATGTGCAATCACTGCCCGTATGTGAAACTGTATCTCGATCGGCTCAAACAACTTCAAACTGAGCTTAAACCTCAAGGTGTAACCTTGATCGGCATCAATCCCAACGATTCGGATCAATTTCCCGAAGATAGCTACGAAAAGATGCAATCCTTTGCAACAGCGCATCAACTTAATTTTTTGTATCTGCGGGATATGAATCAAGATGTCGCTCATGCCTTCAAAGCTGTAAAAACTCCGCAGGTGTATCTGCTCAACAAGCAAGGCATTGTCTGCTACGCAGGCGCGATCGATGATAATGCTCAAACCCCTGAAGCGGTTCAGCATCAATATTTGAAAAATGCGATTGCAGCACTGCTCAACCATCAACCCATTTCACCCACTTCAACTGATCCCGTCGGATGCTCTGTGAAATGGCGCAATTAA
- a CDS encoding alpha/beta fold hydrolase, giving the protein MVTAPTVAIEYKTWNWQGFEIAYQTQGSEGTPVVLVHGFGASFFHWRKNIPELAKNCRVYAIDLIGFGKSAKPKPLEEIEYTFETWGNQIADFCREIVGEPAVLVGNSIGCIVVMQAAVDHPEIARSLALLNCSLRLLHERYRATQPWVKRIGAPILQKVLKNQAFGEWFFKQVAKPKAVRNILLKAYARSEAVTDELVELLLGAASDEGAAAVFVAFTGYSTGPLPEDLFPKLPCRAIVLWGEKDPWEPIKLARKFAEYPQVKEFIELPNVGHCPQDEAPELVNPILQRWIDQS; this is encoded by the coding sequence ATGGTGACGGCTCCGACAGTTGCGATCGAATACAAAACCTGGAACTGGCAAGGATTTGAAATTGCCTATCAAACTCAAGGAAGTGAGGGAACGCCTGTTGTCTTGGTGCATGGATTTGGGGCTTCTTTTTTTCACTGGCGCAAGAACATTCCCGAGCTTGCAAAAAACTGTCGCGTTTATGCGATCGACTTGATTGGGTTCGGCAAATCTGCAAAACCTAAACCCCTTGAAGAAATCGAATATACCTTTGAAACTTGGGGCAACCAGATTGCTGATTTCTGTCGTGAAATTGTTGGAGAGCCTGCAGTTTTAGTCGGGAATTCCATCGGCTGTATTGTGGTCATGCAGGCTGCAGTCGATCATCCCGAAATTGCGCGATCGCTAGCGTTGCTCAACTGTTCACTACGGCTTTTACATGAACGATATCGAGCAACCCAACCCTGGGTAAAACGAATTGGAGCGCCAATTTTACAGAAAGTTTTGAAAAATCAAGCCTTCGGAGAATGGTTTTTCAAGCAAGTTGCCAAGCCAAAAGCGGTCAGAAATATTTTGCTCAAGGCTTATGCGCGATCGGAAGCTGTGACTGATGAATTAGTTGAACTGTTGCTCGGTGCAGCGAGCGATGAAGGCGCTGCTGCTGTTTTCGTTGCGTTTACCGGATATTCCACAGGGCCTTTGCCTGAAGATCTGTTTCCAAAATTGCCGTGTCGCGCGATCGTGCTGTGGGGTGAGAAAGACCCTTGGGAACCGATCAAGTTAGCCCGCAAATTTGCAGAATATCCCCAGGTGAAAGAATTTATCGAACTTCCAAATGTTGGGCACTGTCCCCAAGATGAAGCGCCGGAACTGGTCAATCCGATCTTGCAGCGATGGATTGACCAATCTTGA
- a CDS encoding class I fructose-bisphosphate aldolase, translated as MTATLSAPQSVTSWLGDEGEDLLTYQAKVSKDLLHLPGPDFLDRVFVQSDRSPQVLRSLRQLYSFGRLANTGYISILPVDQGIEHSAGASFAPNPIYFDSENIIKLAIEGGCNAVATTLGVLGSVSRKYAHKIPFILKLNHNELLTVPNQYDQIMFASVEQAWNLGAVAVGATIYFGSENSTRQIQEVSQAFALAHEYGMATILWCYLRNSAFKQDKDYHLAADLTGQANHLGVTIEADIIKQKLPEINVGYAAVAKATGESYGKIDPKVYSELTTDHPIDLTRYQVLNCYSGRAGLINSGGASGKNDFAEAIRTAVINKRAGGTGLISGRKTFQRPFDEGVKLFHAIQDVYLSPEITIA; from the coding sequence ATGACCGCTACACTCTCTGCGCCTCAGTCGGTAACATCTTGGCTAGGAGATGAAGGAGAAGATTTACTCACCTATCAAGCCAAAGTTTCTAAGGATTTATTGCATTTGCCGGGTCCCGATTTTCTCGATCGCGTTTTTGTTCAAAGCGATCGCTCTCCCCAAGTGCTTCGGAGTTTGCGCCAGCTTTATTCATTTGGAAGGTTAGCAAATACAGGTTATATTTCGATTTTGCCTGTTGATCAAGGAATTGAACATTCAGCCGGAGCTTCGTTTGCCCCGAATCCGATCTACTTTGATAGTGAAAATATTATCAAACTCGCGATCGAAGGGGGATGTAATGCAGTTGCAACAACGCTTGGCGTACTCGGCAGCGTTTCACGGAAATATGCGCACAAAATCCCCTTCATTCTCAAGCTCAATCACAATGAGCTACTCACTGTTCCCAATCAGTACGACCAAATCATGTTTGCATCTGTTGAACAGGCTTGGAACTTGGGAGCGGTTGCAGTTGGGGCAACGATTTACTTTGGGTCTGAAAATTCAACTCGACAGATTCAAGAAGTGAGTCAAGCGTTTGCGTTAGCGCATGAATATGGCATGGCAACGATTCTTTGGTGCTATCTGCGCAACAGTGCATTTAAGCAGGATAAAGACTATCATCTCGCAGCAGATTTGACTGGACAGGCGAATCATTTGGGAGTCACGATCGAAGCTGACATCATTAAGCAAAAACTGCCAGAAATCAACGTCGGCTATGCTGCAGTTGCGAAAGCGACCGGGGAAAGTTATGGCAAAATTGATCCAAAAGTATATAGCGAACTGACAACGGATCACCCGATCGATTTAACGCGCTATCAGGTGCTCAACTGTTATTCAGGTCGAGCAGGATTGATTAATTCGGGCGGTGCTTCGGGTAAAAATGATTTTGCAGAAGCGATTCGGACTGCTGTGATTAACAAGCGAGCAGGCGGAACTGGATTGATCTCTGGACGCAAGACATTCCAACGCCCCTTTGACGAAGGCGTGAAATTGTTCCATGCAATTCAAGATGTTTATCTCTCGCCTGAAATTACGATCGCTTAA
- a CDS encoding VOC family protein yields MRIQKAWVTIAASQFDRSVNFYQQLFQQEPQIFTPEKYAEFEAFGIRLGIYRPTVEESPEKAPITLFPAVSLCVQIEKLEEAIALLDRIDAFISEIRTVSHGREAYAYDPDGNRIILYEPNSSGDNR; encoded by the coding sequence ATGCGCATCCAAAAAGCGTGGGTTACGATCGCAGCCTCACAATTCGATCGGTCTGTCAACTTTTATCAGCAACTTTTTCAGCAAGAGCCGCAGATTTTCACGCCTGAAAAATATGCAGAATTTGAAGCATTTGGTATCCGGCTCGGCATTTATCGCCCAACGGTTGAGGAATCGCCAGAGAAAGCGCCGATTACCTTATTTCCAGCCGTAAGTTTGTGTGTGCAGATTGAAAAGTTGGAAGAGGCGATCGCTTTACTCGATCGCATTGATGCGTTTATCAGTGAGATTCGCACGGTGTCTCATGGACGCGAAGCCTATGCCTATGATCCTGACGGCAATCGCATTATTTTGTACGAACCCAATTCGAGCGGAGATAATAGATAG
- the psaC gene encoding photosystem I iron-sulfur center protein PsaC, which yields MSHTVKIYDTCIGCTQCVRACPTDVLEMVPWDGCRAGQIASSPRTEDCVGCKRCETACPTDFLSIRVYLGAETTRSMGLAY from the coding sequence ATGTCTCATACGGTCAAAATTTACGACACCTGCATTGGGTGTACACAGTGCGTTCGTGCTTGTCCTACGGACGTTCTAGAAATGGTTCCCTGGGATGGGTGCCGTGCGGGTCAAATCGCATCGTCACCAAGAACAGAGGACTGTGTTGGCTGCAAACGTTGCGAAACGGCTTGCCCGACGGACTTCCTCAGCATTCGGGTTTACTTGGGTGCTGAAACGACTCGCAGTATGGGTCTGGCTTACTAA